A single Phoenix dactylifera cultivar Barhee BC4 chromosome 1, palm_55x_up_171113_PBpolish2nd_filt_p, whole genome shotgun sequence DNA region contains:
- the LOC103715767 gene encoding intermediate cleaving peptidase 55, mitochondrial isoform X2, which produces MATRFLRTRKLVGSVSIRKVVSQVFSPWHDFTGLATYATERYVDVGQPTSLSHPQLLAEGEITPGITCDEYISRRKRLLELLPEKSLAIIASAPVKMMTDVVPYPFRQDADYLYITGSSQPGGVAVLSEECGLCMFMPDPDPHDVVWQGQVAGVEAALDFFKAEKAFPLSKMHKILPEMIGRASRLFHNIKTALPSYMELEAFRGASLNNKVKDLSRYTHEMRWIKSPSELKLMRESASIACQSLLQTMLLSRTFPEESKLSAKVEYDCKMRGAQRMAFNPVVGGGANGSVIHYSRNDQKVRAGELVLMDVGCEFHGYLSDLTRTWPPCGSFSSAQEILYSLILETNKECVKLCKPGVSIQQIHNYSVQMLRRGLKEIGILKDETSYSYHELNPTSIGHYLGMDVHDSAMISNDRPLQPGVVITIEPGVYIPISYDAKDRFRGIGIRIEDEVLITETGYEVLTGSMPKEIPHIKSLLNFAHSTATEVPDLSAVFS; this is translated from the exons ATGGCGACGCGGTTCTTGAGGACAAGAAAACTAGTGGGCAGCGTCTCCATCCGCAAG GTTGTCTCTCAAGTTTTCTCTCCTTGGCATGATTTTACTGGACTTGCTACATATGCCACCGAAAGATATGTGGATGTTGGGCAGCCAACTTCCTTATCTCACCCTCAG TTATTAGCAGAAGGGGAAATTACACCAGGTATCACATGTGATGAGTACatctcaagaagaaaaaggctttTGGAGCTGCTTCCAGAAAAGAGCTTGGCTATAATTGCATCTGCACCTGTAAAAATGATGACAGATGTGGTGCCATATCCATTTAGACAGGATGCTGATTACCTCTATATAACAGGTAGCTCACAGCCTGGTGGTGTAGCAGTTTTAAGTGAGGAATGTGGCTTATGTATGTTTATGCCCGATCCAGATCCTCAT GATGTAGTTTGGCAAGGTCAGGTTGCTGGAGTTGAAGCAGCCTTGGACTTTTTTAAGGCTGAAAAAGCATTTCCATTGAGTAAGATGCACAAG ATCCTTCCAGAAATGATTGGACGAGCATCAAGATTGTTCCATAATATAAAGACAGCCTTACCATCTTATATGGAGCTGGAGGCCTTTCGCGGGGCAAGTCTCAACAACAAAGTGAAAGATCTTTCACGTTACACTCATGAAATGCGATGGATAAAATCTCCATCTGAACTTAAGTTGATGAGAGAATCTGCATCAATTGCATGCCAG TCCCTGTTGCAAACAATGTTGCTTTCGAGGACATTTCCAGAAGAAAGCAAGCTATCAGCTAAGGTTGAATATGATTGCAAAATGAGAGGGGCTCAAAGAATGGC GTTCAATCCAGTAGTTGGTGGTGGGGCAAATGGAAGTGTTATACACTATTCAAGAAATGATCAGAAA GTCAGAGCCGGGGAACTTGTACTGATGGATGTTGGGTGTGAGTTCCATGGTTATCTCAGTGATTTAACCCGCACCTGGCCACCATGCGGTAGCTTTTCCTCTGCTCAG GAAATATTATATAGTCTCATTTTAGAGACAAATAAGGAATGTGTGAAGCTCTGTAAACCTGGTGTGAGCATTCAGCAGATACATAATTATTCG GTTCAAATGCTAAGGAGAGGACTCAAAGAGATCGGAATCCTGAAAGATGAGACCAGTTACTCTTATCATGAGCTGAATCCAACTTCAATAG GGCATTATCTAGGAATGGATGTTCATGACTCAGCCATGATCAGCAATGACCGTCCGTTGCAGCCAGGTGTT GTGATAACAATTGAGCCTGGAGTTTATATACCCATATCCTATGATGCAAAAGACAG GTTTCGGGGGATTGGAATAAGGATCGAGGATGAAGTCCTTATTACTGAAACTGGTTAtgag GTTCTTACTGGATCAATGCCCAAAGAGATTCCGCATATAAAGTCTTTGCTGAATTTTGCTCATAGTACAGCTACAGAAGTCCCCGACTTGAGTGCAGTATTCAGTTAA
- the LOC103715767 gene encoding intermediate cleaving peptidase 55, mitochondrial isoform X4, whose amino-acid sequence MVKYSDVQFGYHGTFIDGERKLSVVSQVFSPWHDFTGLATYATERYVDVGQPTSLSHPQLLAEGEITPGITCDEYISRRKRLLELLPEKSLAIIASAPVKMMTDVVPYPFRQDADYLYITGSSQPGGVAVLSEECGLCMFMPDPDPHDVVWQGQVAGVEAALDFFKAEKAFPLSKMHKILPEMIGRASRLFHNIKTALPSYMELEAFRGASLNNKVKDLSRYTHEMRWIKSPSELKLMRESASIACQSLLQTMLLSRTFPEESKLSAKVEYDCKMRGAQRMAFNPVVGGGANGSVIHYSRNDQKVRAGELVLMDVGCEFHGYLSDLTRTWPPCGSFSSAQEILYSLILETNKECVKLCKPGVSIQQIHNYSVQMLRRGLKEIGILKDETSYSYHELNPTSIGHYLGMDVHDSAMISNDRPLQPEFLTVLYDYS is encoded by the exons ATGGTCAAATATTCGGATGTGCAGTTTGGATACCACGGAACTTTTATTGATGGTGAACGCAAGCTCTCT GTTGTCTCTCAAGTTTTCTCTCCTTGGCATGATTTTACTGGACTTGCTACATATGCCACCGAAAGATATGTGGATGTTGGGCAGCCAACTTCCTTATCTCACCCTCAG TTATTAGCAGAAGGGGAAATTACACCAGGTATCACATGTGATGAGTACatctcaagaagaaaaaggctttTGGAGCTGCTTCCAGAAAAGAGCTTGGCTATAATTGCATCTGCACCTGTAAAAATGATGACAGATGTGGTGCCATATCCATTTAGACAGGATGCTGATTACCTCTATATAACAGGTAGCTCACAGCCTGGTGGTGTAGCAGTTTTAAGTGAGGAATGTGGCTTATGTATGTTTATGCCCGATCCAGATCCTCAT GATGTAGTTTGGCAAGGTCAGGTTGCTGGAGTTGAAGCAGCCTTGGACTTTTTTAAGGCTGAAAAAGCATTTCCATTGAGTAAGATGCACAAG ATCCTTCCAGAAATGATTGGACGAGCATCAAGATTGTTCCATAATATAAAGACAGCCTTACCATCTTATATGGAGCTGGAGGCCTTTCGCGGGGCAAGTCTCAACAACAAAGTGAAAGATCTTTCACGTTACACTCATGAAATGCGATGGATAAAATCTCCATCTGAACTTAAGTTGATGAGAGAATCTGCATCAATTGCATGCCAG TCCCTGTTGCAAACAATGTTGCTTTCGAGGACATTTCCAGAAGAAAGCAAGCTATCAGCTAAGGTTGAATATGATTGCAAAATGAGAGGGGCTCAAAGAATGGC GTTCAATCCAGTAGTTGGTGGTGGGGCAAATGGAAGTGTTATACACTATTCAAGAAATGATCAGAAA GTCAGAGCCGGGGAACTTGTACTGATGGATGTTGGGTGTGAGTTCCATGGTTATCTCAGTGATTTAACCCGCACCTGGCCACCATGCGGTAGCTTTTCCTCTGCTCAG GAAATATTATATAGTCTCATTTTAGAGACAAATAAGGAATGTGTGAAGCTCTGTAAACCTGGTGTGAGCATTCAGCAGATACATAATTATTCG GTTCAAATGCTAAGGAGAGGACTCAAAGAGATCGGAATCCTGAAAGATGAGACCAGTTACTCTTATCATGAGCTGAATCCAACTTCAATAG GGCATTATCTAGGAATGGATGTTCATGACTCAGCCATGATCAGCAATGACCGTCCGTTGCAGCCAG AGTTTTTGACCGTGCTATATGATTACAGTTAA
- the LOC103715767 gene encoding intermediate cleaving peptidase 55, mitochondrial isoform X1, with translation MVKYSDVQFGYHGTFIDGERKLSVVSQVFSPWHDFTGLATYATERYVDVGQPTSLSHPQLLAEGEITPGITCDEYISRRKRLLELLPEKSLAIIASAPVKMMTDVVPYPFRQDADYLYITGSSQPGGVAVLSEECGLCMFMPDPDPHDVVWQGQVAGVEAALDFFKAEKAFPLSKMHKILPEMIGRASRLFHNIKTALPSYMELEAFRGASLNNKVKDLSRYTHEMRWIKSPSELKLMRESASIACQSLLQTMLLSRTFPEESKLSAKVEYDCKMRGAQRMAFNPVVGGGANGSVIHYSRNDQKVRAGELVLMDVGCEFHGYLSDLTRTWPPCGSFSSAQEILYSLILETNKECVKLCKPGVSIQQIHNYSVQMLRRGLKEIGILKDETSYSYHELNPTSIGHYLGMDVHDSAMISNDRPLQPGVVITIEPGVYIPISYDAKDRFRGIGIRIEDEVLITETGYEVLTGSMPKEIPHIKSLLNFAHSTATEVPDLSAVFS, from the exons ATGGTCAAATATTCGGATGTGCAGTTTGGATACCACGGAACTTTTATTGATGGTGAACGCAAGCTCTCT GTTGTCTCTCAAGTTTTCTCTCCTTGGCATGATTTTACTGGACTTGCTACATATGCCACCGAAAGATATGTGGATGTTGGGCAGCCAACTTCCTTATCTCACCCTCAG TTATTAGCAGAAGGGGAAATTACACCAGGTATCACATGTGATGAGTACatctcaagaagaaaaaggctttTGGAGCTGCTTCCAGAAAAGAGCTTGGCTATAATTGCATCTGCACCTGTAAAAATGATGACAGATGTGGTGCCATATCCATTTAGACAGGATGCTGATTACCTCTATATAACAGGTAGCTCACAGCCTGGTGGTGTAGCAGTTTTAAGTGAGGAATGTGGCTTATGTATGTTTATGCCCGATCCAGATCCTCAT GATGTAGTTTGGCAAGGTCAGGTTGCTGGAGTTGAAGCAGCCTTGGACTTTTTTAAGGCTGAAAAAGCATTTCCATTGAGTAAGATGCACAAG ATCCTTCCAGAAATGATTGGACGAGCATCAAGATTGTTCCATAATATAAAGACAGCCTTACCATCTTATATGGAGCTGGAGGCCTTTCGCGGGGCAAGTCTCAACAACAAAGTGAAAGATCTTTCACGTTACACTCATGAAATGCGATGGATAAAATCTCCATCTGAACTTAAGTTGATGAGAGAATCTGCATCAATTGCATGCCAG TCCCTGTTGCAAACAATGTTGCTTTCGAGGACATTTCCAGAAGAAAGCAAGCTATCAGCTAAGGTTGAATATGATTGCAAAATGAGAGGGGCTCAAAGAATGGC GTTCAATCCAGTAGTTGGTGGTGGGGCAAATGGAAGTGTTATACACTATTCAAGAAATGATCAGAAA GTCAGAGCCGGGGAACTTGTACTGATGGATGTTGGGTGTGAGTTCCATGGTTATCTCAGTGATTTAACCCGCACCTGGCCACCATGCGGTAGCTTTTCCTCTGCTCAG GAAATATTATATAGTCTCATTTTAGAGACAAATAAGGAATGTGTGAAGCTCTGTAAACCTGGTGTGAGCATTCAGCAGATACATAATTATTCG GTTCAAATGCTAAGGAGAGGACTCAAAGAGATCGGAATCCTGAAAGATGAGACCAGTTACTCTTATCATGAGCTGAATCCAACTTCAATAG GGCATTATCTAGGAATGGATGTTCATGACTCAGCCATGATCAGCAATGACCGTCCGTTGCAGCCAGGTGTT GTGATAACAATTGAGCCTGGAGTTTATATACCCATATCCTATGATGCAAAAGACAG GTTTCGGGGGATTGGAATAAGGATCGAGGATGAAGTCCTTATTACTGAAACTGGTTAtgag GTTCTTACTGGATCAATGCCCAAAGAGATTCCGCATATAAAGTCTTTGCTGAATTTTGCTCATAGTACAGCTACAGAAGTCCCCGACTTGAGTGCAGTATTCAGTTAA
- the LOC103715768 gene encoding uncharacterized protein LOC103715768: protein MARKGNQQRNGLNRNGPNHKNIVSEMVNKENLKSHDGKIAEEDPSNADHQVMSSSPSQESKNNTKGSGKKNKQRPAGVSCRGKSDDTNPNLSQTVDTSSKIRDPSGSDLSSGASGSRGNDEMFNGGNHNQKISSNNVSEDVPVKNMMENSGPSAAVAGKDLRAVALYILKVASEWVEKQKPRFSTFTAVIRMGHNYVRLKVEHVSPIIFTWILYFGKLMLLLSMIWLECGIRGLDSLLRLGTTSFFTVIWCSILSVIAMTGITKFLILMVTAALAAIFIGLGLAIVMISMFSMVILWLYGSFWTTGVIILLGGIAFALSHERVALLITTLYSMHCARSYVGWLGLFLGLNLSFISSDVLIHFLQNKLNEHRSNDPSEQGWHSQGRSGHSYGEPFHSSPAEDTSQSASERSAGQSTGVPSTSGAEAELTSEDEVLRLLNCTDHYSALGFTRYENIDVSVLKREYRKKAMLVHPDKNMGNEKAADAFKKLQNAYEVLLDSLKRKMYDDELRREELLNYFRRFQSAAQKKGRHGSFKSGYGRAEAEGEGIYGESRRIACKKCSQFHVWACTERSKSRARWCQECKDFHQAKDGDGWVEQSFQPLLFGLLQKMDPPCAYVCAGSRIYDATEWFICQGMSCPSNTHKPSFHVNTSLTKQPSSKGTTSAHRGGGGMPTTNMDETITEEEFFELLQNAMQSGMFETSNMSNETPPRNGSCSKSSVKKKKKGKKQW, encoded by the exons ATGGCTCGGAAGGGAAACCAACAAAGAAATGGTCTAAATCGCAATGGACCTAATCACAAAAATATAGTTTCAGAGATGGTGAATAAAGAAAATCTAAAATCACATGATGGGAAGATTGCTGAAGAAGATCCATCAAATGCTGATCATCAGGTCATGTCAAGTAGTCCTTCTCAAGAGAGCAAAAACAATACCAAGGGAAGTGGTAAGAAAAACAAGCAGAGACCTGCTGGTGTTTCTTGCAGAGGGAAGTCAGATGATACAAACCCAAATTTATCACAAACAGTGGATACATCAAGTAAAATAAGAGATCCTTCTGGAAGTGACTTGTCATCGGGTGCTTCTGGATCAAGAGGAAATGATGAAATGTTCAATGGCGGTAATCACAATCAAAAGATTTCGTCAAATAATGTGTCTGAGGATGTGCCTGTCAAAAATATGATGGAAAATAGTGGTCCTTCAGCTGCTGTGGCTGGTAAGGATCTAAGAGCTGTGGCTTTATATATCTTGAAAGTGGCTAGTGAATGGGTTGAAAAGCAGAAACCACGGTTCTCAACTTTCACAGCTGTTATACGGATGGGCCATAATTATGTCCGTCTTAAAGTTGAGCATGTGTCCCCTATAATTTTTACTTGGATTTTATATTTTGGAAAGTTGATGCTTCTTCTATCAATGATTTGGCTGGAATGCGGCATCAGGGGTCTTGATTCTTTATTGCGTTTGGGGACAACATCCTTTTTTACTGTAATATGGTGCAGCATCCTTTCAGTTATTGCCATGACTGGAATCACAAAATTTCTTATACTCATG GTGACTGCTGCTTTAGCGGCCATTTTCATTGGTCTTGGACTTGCAATTGTGATGATTTCCATGTTTTCAATGGTAATTTTGTGGCTTTATGGAAGCTTTTGGACAACAGGGGTTATCATCCTTCTAGGAG GCATTGCATTTGCTTTGAGCCATGAACGTGTTGCACTTCTTATCACCACTTTATATTCCATGCATTGCGCAAGAAGCTATGTAGGATGGCTTGGTCTTTTTTTGGGGCTCAACCTGTCTTTCATTTCTAGTGATGTTCTGATACACTTCCTACAGAACAAACTAAATGAGCATAGGTCTAATGATCCTTCAGAGCAAGGCTGGCATTCACAGGGTAGATCAGGTCATTCATATGGTGAGCCTTTTCATTCCTCACCAGCAGAGGATACTTCTCAATCTGCATCTGAGAGGTCAGCTGGCCAGAGCACAGGTGTTCCTTCAACGAGTGGAGCTGAGGCAGAGTTAACCTCGGAAGATGAAGTTCTTCGGTTGTTAAATTGTACTGATCACTATTCAGCTTTAGGTTTCACTCGCTATGAGAACATAGATGTTTCTGTACTCAAAAGAGAGTACAGAAAAAAG GCAATGCTAGTCCATCCTGATAAAAATATGGGCAATGAGAAAGCTGCAGATGCATTTAAGAAACTTCAAAATGCATATGAG GTTTTGCTAGATTCTTTGAAACGAAAGATGTATGATGATGAACTGAGGAGGGAAGAACTATTGAACTATTTTCGAAGGTTTCAGAGCGCTGCTCAAAAG AAGGGAAGGCATGGTAGTTTCAAATCTGGATATGGTCGTGCTGAAGCTGAAGGTGAAGGGATTTATGGAGAATCAAGAAGAATAGCATGCAAAAAGTGTAGTCAGTTCCATGTCTGGGCCTGTACAGAGAGATCAAAATCCCGAGCAAGATGGTGTcag GAGTGCAAAGATTTTCATCAAGCTAAAGATGGTGATGGGTGGGTCGAACAGTCCTTTCAGCCCCTTCTGTTTGGATTGCTGCAAAAG ATGGATCCGCCATGTGCATATGTCTGCGCTGGAAGCAGGATATATGATGCAACTGAATGGTTCATCTGTCAG GGAATGAGTTGTCCTTCTAACACTCATAAGCCAAGCTTTCATGTAAACACCAGCCTAACGAAGCAACCCAGTTCCAAAGGAACCACTTCAGCCCACAGAGGTGGTGGGGGGATGCCGACCACCAACATGGATGAGACAATAACGGAGGAAGAATTCTTTGAGTTGTTACAGAATGCCATGCAGTCTGGCATGTTTGAAACTAGCAACATGTCAAATGAGACACCTCCCAGAAATGGCAGCTGCTCCAAGAGCAgcgtgaagaaaaagaagaaagggaagaagcaaTGGTAG
- the LOC103715767 gene encoding intermediate cleaving peptidase 55, mitochondrial isoform X3, translated as MCSLDTTELLLMVVSQVFSPWHDFTGLATYATERYVDVGQPTSLSHPQLLAEGEITPGITCDEYISRRKRLLELLPEKSLAIIASAPVKMMTDVVPYPFRQDADYLYITGSSQPGGVAVLSEECGLCMFMPDPDPHDVVWQGQVAGVEAALDFFKAEKAFPLSKMHKILPEMIGRASRLFHNIKTALPSYMELEAFRGASLNNKVKDLSRYTHEMRWIKSPSELKLMRESASIACQSLLQTMLLSRTFPEESKLSAKVEYDCKMRGAQRMAFNPVVGGGANGSVIHYSRNDQKVRAGELVLMDVGCEFHGYLSDLTRTWPPCGSFSSAQEILYSLILETNKECVKLCKPGVSIQQIHNYSVQMLRRGLKEIGILKDETSYSYHELNPTSIGHYLGMDVHDSAMISNDRPLQPGVVITIEPGVYIPISYDAKDRFRGIGIRIEDEVLITETGYEVLTGSMPKEIPHIKSLLNFAHSTATEVPDLSAVFS; from the exons ATGTGCAGTTTGGATACCACGGAACTTTTATTGATG GTTGTCTCTCAAGTTTTCTCTCCTTGGCATGATTTTACTGGACTTGCTACATATGCCACCGAAAGATATGTGGATGTTGGGCAGCCAACTTCCTTATCTCACCCTCAG TTATTAGCAGAAGGGGAAATTACACCAGGTATCACATGTGATGAGTACatctcaagaagaaaaaggctttTGGAGCTGCTTCCAGAAAAGAGCTTGGCTATAATTGCATCTGCACCTGTAAAAATGATGACAGATGTGGTGCCATATCCATTTAGACAGGATGCTGATTACCTCTATATAACAGGTAGCTCACAGCCTGGTGGTGTAGCAGTTTTAAGTGAGGAATGTGGCTTATGTATGTTTATGCCCGATCCAGATCCTCAT GATGTAGTTTGGCAAGGTCAGGTTGCTGGAGTTGAAGCAGCCTTGGACTTTTTTAAGGCTGAAAAAGCATTTCCATTGAGTAAGATGCACAAG ATCCTTCCAGAAATGATTGGACGAGCATCAAGATTGTTCCATAATATAAAGACAGCCTTACCATCTTATATGGAGCTGGAGGCCTTTCGCGGGGCAAGTCTCAACAACAAAGTGAAAGATCTTTCACGTTACACTCATGAAATGCGATGGATAAAATCTCCATCTGAACTTAAGTTGATGAGAGAATCTGCATCAATTGCATGCCAG TCCCTGTTGCAAACAATGTTGCTTTCGAGGACATTTCCAGAAGAAAGCAAGCTATCAGCTAAGGTTGAATATGATTGCAAAATGAGAGGGGCTCAAAGAATGGC GTTCAATCCAGTAGTTGGTGGTGGGGCAAATGGAAGTGTTATACACTATTCAAGAAATGATCAGAAA GTCAGAGCCGGGGAACTTGTACTGATGGATGTTGGGTGTGAGTTCCATGGTTATCTCAGTGATTTAACCCGCACCTGGCCACCATGCGGTAGCTTTTCCTCTGCTCAG GAAATATTATATAGTCTCATTTTAGAGACAAATAAGGAATGTGTGAAGCTCTGTAAACCTGGTGTGAGCATTCAGCAGATACATAATTATTCG GTTCAAATGCTAAGGAGAGGACTCAAAGAGATCGGAATCCTGAAAGATGAGACCAGTTACTCTTATCATGAGCTGAATCCAACTTCAATAG GGCATTATCTAGGAATGGATGTTCATGACTCAGCCATGATCAGCAATGACCGTCCGTTGCAGCCAGGTGTT GTGATAACAATTGAGCCTGGAGTTTATATACCCATATCCTATGATGCAAAAGACAG GTTTCGGGGGATTGGAATAAGGATCGAGGATGAAGTCCTTATTACTGAAACTGGTTAtgag GTTCTTACTGGATCAATGCCCAAAGAGATTCCGCATATAAAGTCTTTGCTGAATTTTGCTCATAGTACAGCTACAGAAGTCCCCGACTTGAGTGCAGTATTCAGTTAA